The following coding sequences are from one Triticum dicoccoides isolate Atlit2015 ecotype Zavitan chromosome 4A, WEW_v2.0, whole genome shotgun sequence window:
- the LOC119285495 gene encoding calcium-binding protein CP1-like yields MCPGGRYAGLDLPAGAGAGDLRPAFDVLDADHDGRISRDDLKTFYANAGATDERFDDDDIEAMITAADADLDGFVQYHEFEGLLGRAAKAGADSGCRSAMEDAFRLMDRDGDGKVGFEDLKAYLGWAGMPVADDEIRAMISMAGDGDSGVGLEALARILAVDFDAIV; encoded by the coding sequence ATGTGTCCCGGCGGCAGGTACGCGGGCCTTGACctccccgccggcgccggcgcgggggACCTGCGGCCGGCGTTCGACGTGCTGGACGCGGACCACGACGGCCGCATCAGCCGCGACGACCTCAAGACCTTCTACGCCAACGCGGGCGCCACCGACGAGCGCTTCGACGACGACGACATCGAGGCCATGAtcaccgccgccgacgccgaccTCGACGGCTTCGTGCAGTACCACGAGTTCGAGGGCCTCCTTGGCCGCGCAGCTAAGGCGGGGGCGGACAGCGGCTGCCGCTCGGCGATGGAGGACGCCTTCCGGCTAATGGACCGCGACGGGGACGGCAAGGTCGGGTTCGAGGACCTCAAGGCCTACCTCGGGTGGGCCGGGATGCCGGTCGCCGACGACGAGATCCGCGCCATGATAAGTATGGCTGGTGACGGCGACAGCGGCGTGGGGCTCGAGGCGCTCGCCAGAATACTCGCCGTGGACTTTGATGCCATCGTCTGA
- the LOC119283466 gene encoding uncharacterized protein LOC119283466 — MEGKEEDVRLGANKYSERQPIGTAAQGSEDKDYKEPPPAPQFEPGELKSWSFYRAGIAEFMATFLFLYVTILTVMGYSGATSKCATVGIQGIAVPATPISRARPPSSAPCRNPSPPLLCSGRISTPTDAPSSSPSRLRCQHRPLYLTPVGRPAIHDVCWLEGRVSFTLAPALFAASRRKFQSVREALMAVDGSWT, encoded by the exons ATGGAGGGCAAGGAGGAGGACGTGCGGCTCGGGGCGAACAAGTACTCGGAGCGTCAGCCCATCGGCACGGCGGCGCAGGGGTCCGAGGACAAGGACTACAAGGAGCCCCCGCCGGCGCCGCAGTTCGAGCCCGGCGAGCTCAAGTCCTGGTCCTTCTACCGCGCCGGCATCGCCGAGTTCATGGCCACCTTCCTCTTCCTCTACGTCACCATCCTCACCGTGATGGGCTACAGCGGCGCCACCTCCAAGTGCGCCACCGTCGGCATCCAGGGCATCGCGGTTCCGGCCACCCCAATCTCGCGCGCACGACCACCATCCTCCGCTCCCTGCAGAAATCCCTCGCCGCCGCTCTTGTGCTCAGGCCGAATCTCAACACCAACCGACGCGCCATCCTCCTCTCCCTCCCGTCTCCGGTGCCAACATAGGCCACTTTACTTGACCCCGGTCGGCCGGCCGGCCATCCACGACGTCTG CTGGCTTGAGGGCCGCGTGTCGTTCACCCTAGCCCCGGCGCTCTTCGCGGCATCCAGGCGCAAGTTTCAATCGGTGCGGGAGGCGCTCATGGCGGTCGATGGGTCTTGGACCTGA